From Myxococcus xanthus, a single genomic window includes:
- a CDS encoding nucleotidyltransferase family protein, producing the protein MAEQPPKASGAPGGDPRRMEVRRPVAELGARAYAIQLLSDARIPFLVGGAYAFAHYTGIYRDTKDLDLFIRKDDADRALEVLARNGWSTQSNVHGWLHKAFWDDFLVDLIFASGNGITVVDDGWFEHAVRARLLNCACNVPPAEEIYWSKAFVLERERFDGHELTHLLLKTGRTFDWPRLLARFDRYWEVLLAHLMFFRFAYPADRDIVPEWVMRELLSRANSSLAEGNWDSQLCRGRLLSQVSYQVDVDEWGYEDGRAWDESERRRECEPEAVPAASGTYGGH; encoded by the coding sequence ATGGCTGAGCAACCACCGAAGGCCTCGGGCGCGCCCGGGGGAGACCCACGGCGGATGGAGGTTCGGCGGCCGGTCGCCGAGCTGGGCGCACGGGCCTATGCCATCCAATTGTTGTCTGACGCGCGAATCCCGTTCCTGGTCGGCGGCGCCTACGCGTTCGCCCACTACACGGGCATCTATCGCGACACGAAGGACCTGGACCTGTTCATCCGCAAGGACGACGCGGACCGCGCATTGGAAGTGCTCGCGCGCAATGGCTGGAGCACACAGAGCAATGTCCACGGCTGGCTGCACAAGGCCTTCTGGGACGACTTCCTCGTCGACCTCATCTTCGCGTCCGGCAACGGCATCACCGTCGTTGACGACGGCTGGTTCGAGCACGCGGTCCGTGCCCGGCTGCTGAACTGCGCGTGCAATGTGCCTCCGGCGGAGGAAATCTATTGGAGCAAGGCCTTCGTCCTGGAGCGAGAGCGCTTCGACGGGCACGAGCTCACGCACTTGCTCCTGAAGACGGGGCGCACGTTCGACTGGCCGCGGCTGCTGGCGCGCTTCGACCGGTACTGGGAGGTGCTGCTCGCGCACCTGATGTTCTTCCGCTTCGCGTACCCCGCGGACCGCGACATCGTCCCGGAGTGGGTGATGCGCGAGCTGCTCTCCCGCGCCAACAGCTCGCTGGCGGAGGGCAACTGGGACTCGCAGCTGTGCCGGGGCCGGCTGTTGTCGCAGGTCAGCTACCAGGTGGACGTCGACGAGTGGGGCTACGAGGACGGCCGCGCCTGGGATGAATCCGAGCGCAGGCGCGAGTGCGAGCCCGAAGCGGTGCCCGCCGCGAGCGGTACATACGGCGGCCACTGA
- a CDS encoding AEC family transporter — translation MGNVIGLLGACMVLGVLARHSGKFPEGSAGAFNTFVLYVALPALVLRAMHQLVFVPELLVAASVPWLYYLGAGPFFRLLGPRLGLSKPSIMALVLTAGLGNTAFVGLPMAEALLGAKGLPVAVVVDQLGSFLVLSSLATVAAARAGADTPLSLRQLARKVATFPAFLALVVALATRPWAYPVWLDGVLERLGSLLTPLALFAIGLQLRLSGIKPRLPAVALGLSYKLLLVPALTAAGLLALPGLAPTVVQATLLQSAMGPMVSAAILAAEHDLDPDLAVLMVGVGVPLSFATAPLMLMLAR, via the coding sequence ATGGGGAACGTCATCGGGCTGTTGGGGGCGTGTATGGTGCTGGGCGTCCTGGCCCGGCACAGTGGGAAGTTCCCGGAGGGCTCCGCCGGGGCGTTCAACACCTTCGTGCTGTACGTGGCGCTGCCCGCGCTGGTGCTGCGGGCCATGCACCAGTTGGTGTTCGTGCCGGAGCTCCTGGTCGCCGCCTCGGTGCCGTGGCTCTACTACCTGGGCGCGGGGCCGTTCTTCCGGCTGCTGGGGCCCCGGCTGGGGCTGTCGAAGCCGTCCATCATGGCGTTGGTGCTGACGGCGGGGCTGGGCAACACCGCTTTCGTGGGGCTGCCCATGGCAGAGGCGCTGCTGGGTGCCAAGGGCCTGCCGGTGGCGGTGGTGGTGGATCAGCTCGGCTCCTTCCTGGTGCTGTCCTCGCTGGCCACGGTGGCGGCGGCCCGGGCGGGCGCGGACACGCCGCTGTCCCTGCGCCAACTCGCACGCAAAGTGGCCACCTTTCCCGCGTTCCTGGCGCTGGTGGTGGCGTTGGCGACGCGGCCATGGGCCTATCCCGTCTGGCTGGACGGAGTGCTGGAGCGGCTGGGCTCGCTGCTGACGCCGCTGGCGCTGTTCGCCATTGGCCTGCAACTGCGCCTGTCGGGCATCAAGCCCCGGCTGCCCGCGGTGGCCCTGGGGCTGTCGTACAAGCTGTTGCTGGTGCCGGCGCTGACGGCCGCGGGGCTGCTGGCCCTGCCAGGGCTGGCGCCCACGGTGGTGCAGGCCACGCTGCTGCAGTCGGCCATGGGGCCCATGGTGAGCGCGGCCATCCTCGCGGCCGAGCATGACCTGGACCCGGACCTGGCGGTGTTGATGGTGGGAGTGGGCGTTCCGCTGTCCTTCGCGACGGCGCCGCTGATGTTGATGCTGGCGCGCTGA